CACCCAGCAAGTGATCGAGCACCGCATCCGAATGTGGCTGACCGACCGTCTGGTCGCCTCGGGCGCGACGACCGAGCACCTGCCCGGCGACCTGCTGACCCGGGCCTCCAGCGACGCCATGCGGATCGGGGTCTTCGCCCGGGATTTCGCCCGCAGTCTCGCGGCCGGCGCCGTGATCGTCTTCGCGACCGTGTTGCTGTTGCGCAGTTCGGTGTTGCTGGCCGCTGTCGTCGTGATCGGCACCGTCATCCTGCTTCTCGCCGAGCGAGTCATCGCCCGCCGAGTCACCCGGCGCAGCGCCGCCGAGCAGGAGCAGCAGGCTCGCGCCGCCACCCTCGCGCAGGATCTGCTCAAGGGGCTTCGGGTGCTCAAAGGCATCAATGCGACGGCCCCCGCCGCCGCCGACTACCGCCGCGTGAGCAACCAGGCGGTGCAAGCCTCGATCCACGCCATGTCCGCCGAAGCCACCCTGGCGGCGGCGGGCGCCCTGCTGTCCGGCCTCTACCTGGTGGTCATCGCCGCGATCGGCGGTTGGTTGGCGCTGACCGGGCACCTGTCCGTCGGAGCCCTGATCGCCGCTCTGGGCCTGGCGCGTTTCCTCGTCGACCCGATGCAGACCGTGTCCGAAGCGGCATCGGTGTACGGCCGCGCGGTCGCCTCCGCCGAACGCGTCGCGGCTTTGGATACCGACGGCGGGTTCAGCCGCGCAGAACCAGCACCTCGCGTCCAAAGCCGCGGGACGTACGCCGATCGCTGCCTCACCGCCCCACCTCACCTGACCGTCGAGAACCTGCCGCTCGGTGACAACGCGACCTATCTCCTGACCGCCAGCTTCGAACGCGGTTGCACGGGCATCGTGTGCGACGATCCTGCAGTCTGCGCACGATTGATGCGCATCCTCGCTGGCGACGAACTCCCCTCGGGCGGACGCCTCGACGGTCGGCCGTTGGTGAACTTCCACGATGCCACGCTGCTACCTGGCACCATCCAGGAGAATCTCGAAGCCGTCGCCGCGGACCCAGCGATCATCGATCGTGCGGCACGAGCGGCGTACGTCGATGAGGTCGTCGCCAGCACACCCGACGGTGCCGCAACCTACGTGGGTGAGCAGGGCGAGCGCCTCTCCGGCGGCCAGCGGCAACGCGTCTCTCTGGCTCGGGCCCTGGCGGCCGACCGACCGGTGTTGGTGCTCCACGACCCTACGACCGCAGTCGATTCCGCGACGGAGGACCATATCGCTGACGGCGTCACTCGGCTTCGGCAGCACCAGCTCACCGTGGTCATCACCACCAGCCCGGCCTGGTTGGCTCGCTGCGACCGGGTCGTGCACCTGGGCGCACATGACTGTCGCATCGACCGCCACGAGTCGCTGTTGCAGACCCAGGACTACGCGCTGGCGGTGATGCGATGACCACCGCCGTCCTCCCCGTCGCCGACGGGCGGCAGATCCGCCGCTATCTGCGCACGCTGCTGCCCGGGCGACGACTGCTGCTCATGGGCACGATCCTGGTGATGCTCGGCGTCAGCCTGCTCAACCTGGCGATTCCCGTCGCGATCGGCTGGATCACCCAGGCGGTCGTGGACCGTCGCCCGGCGAGCGCGTTGACGATCCCCATTGCGCTGCTGACCGTCGCGGTGATCGCCGGAGCCATCTGCACCTACTTCGCGCGATTCCTGCTGTCCCGCCTGGTTTTTCCCGCGGTCGGCGCTCTTCGCGAGGATGCGCTCAGCCATGCCGTGGACCTGCCCATCGACGTCGTCGAGGCCGGCGGCTCCGGAGACCTGATCTCCCGGGTCTCCGGCGACGCCGAGCGCGTGACCGACGCCGCCTCGGAGGTGCTGGGCTACTTCGTCACCTCGGCCCTGGCGATCGTCGCGGCGTTGATCGGCCTCGCCGCGATCGACTGGCGCTTCGCGCTGGCAGGCCTGCTCGCCGTACCCATCCAGGCGCACACGTTGCGCTGGTATCTACGCCGGTCCCGGCCGATCTACGCCGGTGGCCGGGCCGCCGACGGTCGACGCGCCGCCGCGCTACTCACCGGGTTCACGGCGCTACCCACGTTGCGAGCGCTGGGCCTGACCGGGCAGCAGCGCGACCGGATCGAGACCGCTTCGCGAGAGTCGATGAGTTACGAACTGGCGGCGATGCGGACCATGACACGGTTCTGGGGCCGACTCAACCTCGCTGAATTCGTCGGTCTCGCAGCGATTCTGCTGACCGGCTTCCTGCTTGTCCGCAGCGGAAGCACCTCGATCGGTGCCGCCACTGCCGCCGCGCTGTTCTTCGCCGGCCTGTTCGGACCGATCAACGGGGTGCTGGCCACCTTCGACACCCTCCAACAGGCAGCGGCCGGCGTCGGGCGTCTGGTCGGCGTCACGACCGTGCCCCGCCACGAGCCGACGTTCGCGACCGGCACCGACCAGGTCGTGGAGGCCACCGACGTGACCTTCGGGTACGCCGATGGGCCGGCTGTCCTGCGCGACGTCACCCTTCGCGTCGGACCGGGTGAGAAGGTCGCCATCGTCGGAACCACTGGCTCGGGTAAGTCGTCACTGGCCACGCTTGTCGCCGGATTACGCACTGCCCGAAGCGGATCCATTCGTTGGGGTACGTCGATTGAGCAACGGCCGGTGGCCCTCGTCGCCCAGGAGACCCATGTCTTCGCGGGCACGATCACCGACAACCTGCGACTGGGTCGGCCGGATGCCACAGACGAGCAGATCGCGCAGGCGATGACCGAAGTCGGTGCCGATGGTTGGGTCCGCACCCTGCCCGACGGCCTACAGACCACGGTGGGTGGCGGCGGTCGGCCGCTGACCGCCGTACAGGCCCAACACCTCGCGCTCGCCCGGGTGCACCTGATGGATCCCACCCTGGTGGTGTTGGACGAAGCGAATGCCGAGGCCGGCAGTGACACCAGTCGGCAACTGGATCGCGCGTTCGAGGCGGTCGTCCGCGATCGTGCCGCGGTGGTCGTCGCGCACCGCCTCAACCAGGCTGCGGATGCCGACCGGATCCTGGTGATGGAAGCCGGGCAGGTCGTCGAAGAAGGCACGCACGCCGAGTTGGTCGGAAGCGGCGGCCGGTACGCGGACCTCTGGCACGCGTGGTCCGCGTCGTGATGGCGATTGGCTGCCCACCCCACCCGCAACGGATACTTGGGCCATGCTTCGCACTGCCGCGACCCGGTCCCTGCTCGCCTTGATCGCGCTGTTGGTGCTGCCGGTCACGTTGCTGGCTGGTGCGCCCACCGCGAGCGCGCACGACCGTCTCGTGTCGAGCAACCCCGCCGACGGCAGCACGGTCTCCTTCCCCAAGCAGATCACGCTGACCTTCAACGAGTCGGTGGCCTCCGTCGGGGCGGTCATCGTGGTCAAGAGCGGCGACCAGGAGTGGCAGAACGGGGTACCGAAGGTCGATGGCCGCACGGTCACCCAGCAGGTGCGCACCGGTCCGGCGGGAAGTTACACCGTCGCGTGGCGGGTCACCTCGGCCGACGGGCACCCGATCAGCGGCCAGTTCTCGTTCACTGGGACAACCCCGACCACCTCCACCTCGACCTCTGCGACGACCAGCAGCGGTACCGTCGCCGGCCTGCCCGGAGCGGTGACTTCTCCGGGCCTGCCGACCCAGCAGAAGCCCACGGACAGCACCAACAACGCGCCCTGGATCATCGCCATCGGCGCCCTGGCGGCCCTCATCGTGATCGGTCTACTCCTGGCGATCGGGCAGCGACGCCTCAAGGACGACGAACCGGCTGCGTGACACCCGCGGCCTTTTGGCCCGACCGGTTCGGGAAACCTGTGACATCTGAGGTACCGTTGGCAGCACGACAAATGCCCAGGATCCCGGGACCCCGGACATCGCACGTGTCTGACTGGTCTGCCCAGTTCAACAATTGCGACGACCGGCAGCCCGGCACACAAGACATGAGGGGGTCTCGCCATGGGGCGCGGCCGGGCCAAAGCCAAGCAGACCAAGGTTGCACGGGAGCTGAAGTACTTCTCCCCCGACACCGACCTCAACGCACTCGAGCGGGAGCTTCGCCATGCGAACCCGCACGAGCCGGAGTCCGTCACCGAGAGTGACCAGGACGACGGTGATGAGTACGACGACTACGCCGACTGGGCAGCGCGACACTGACTCCACCTTTGTGACGTCGTAACGACGCGGATCTTCGGGTCCTGCGCCGCTACGACGTCATCAAGGTCTGCGCTCAGGCTCGGTAGGTCCCCACGAGTTGGGCACCACCTGCGTCGACGCCCTTGGCGCCGCGCACGACCGGTGCCGCCTGCTCGTCGACCTGCTCATCGGAGACGATCCGGCCCATCGGCCACGCGTCGATGTCCAGTGATCGCAGTACGTCGATCGCGGCCTGCGCCTGCGCCTGCGGCAACACCGCGGTGAAACCCACGCCCATGTTGAGCGTGCCTTCGAGGTCCAGTTGCGGCACCCGGCCAGCCTGACCGATCACGGTGAAGACCGCCGGGGGCGCCCAACTGCTGCGGTCGACGACCGCGGTGACCCCGTGCGGCAGCACCCGGGCGATGTTGGCGGCCAGACCACCGCCAGTGATGTGCGACAGCGCGTGAATGTCGATGCCGTCGGTGCGGATCAGCGTCAGCAGATCCGCCGCGTAGACCCGCGTGGGCGTGAGCAGCGCCGGGCCCAAGGTTCCGAGCTCCGCCACCTCGGTCTCCCAGTCCCAGCCCTGGGAGGCGACCACTCGGCGTACCAGCGAGAAACCGTTGGAGTGCAGACCGGACGAGGCCAGGCCGAGCACCACGTCACCCACCTGGACCCGCTCCGGGGTCAGCAGGTCGGCCCGCTCGACGACGCCGGTCGCGGCACCGGCCACGTCGTACTCATCCGGCTCCAGCAGGCCCGGATGCTCAGCCGTCTCGCCGCCGATCAGGGCGACGTTCGCCTGCGCACAGGCGGCCGCGATCCCGGACACGATCGCCGCGATTCGCTCCGGCACGACCTTGCCGGTCGCGATGTAGTCGGTCATGAAGAGCGGTTCCGCGCCGCACACCACGATGTCATCGACCACCATGCCCACCAGGTCGAACCCGATGGTGTCGTGCTTGTCGATGGCCTGGGCGATCGCGACCTTCGTGCCGACACCGTCAGTCGAGGTGGCCAGGATCGGGTGCGCCATCCGGGCGATCGCCGAAGCATCGAAGAGCCCGGCGAAGCCGCCCAGGCCGCCGAGCACCTCAGGGCGCTGCGCGGTGCGGATGGACGCCTTCATCAACTCGACGGCCTTGTCGCCGGCTTCGACGTCAACGCCCGCCTCGGCGTACGTGATCGGGGTATCGCTCATGACGCTTAGGTTAGGGCCGCAGGAGGGCGCCCTCACCGCCGGTCGCAACGCCCAGCCCCACACCGTCGGCGTCAACGGTGTAGTCGATCGACTGGTCGTGACCGGTGCGGACCTCGATCGGCAACGTCTCCAGGACATGCTTGCCGATCAGACCGTCCTCGGGCAGCGTGATCGGGTACTCGCCGGTGAAACAGGCCGAGCACAACTGGCTGGCCGGCTGATCGGTGGCCGCGATCATCCCCTCTTCGGAGATGTAACCCAACGAGTCCGCACCAATGGAAGCTCGGATCTCTTCCACGCCAAGGCCGTTCGCGATCAACTCTGCGCGAGTCGCGAAGTCGATGCCGTAGAAACACGGCCAGCGCACCGGCGGGCTGGAGATACGCACGTGCACCTCCAGGGCACCGGCCTCGCGCAACATCCGCACCTGGGCCCGCTGGGTGTTGCCGCGCACGATGGAGTCATCAATGACGACCACGCGCTTACCGCGGATTGTGTGCTCCAGCGGATTCAGCTTCAGCCGGATGCCCAGTTGCCGCAGGGTCTGCGACGGCTGGATGAAGGTGCGTCCGACGTAGGCGTTCTTGACGAAGCCCTGGCCGAACGGGATGCCGGACTCCTGCGCGTAGCCGGTCGCGGCAGGGACGCCGGACTCCGGAACGCCGATCACCAGGTCCGCCTCGACCGGGTGCTCCCGCGCGAGTTCGCGGCCCATCTCGACCCGCGCTTCGTGCACCACTCGACCACGGATAACGGCGTCCGGCCTTGCCAGATAGACGTATTCGAAGACACAACCCTTGGGCGTCGGGTCCGCGAACTTGTGACTGCGCAGACCGTTCTCGTCGATGGCGATCAACTCACCGGGCTCGACCTCGCGGATGACGCTGGCGCCGATGGTCTGCAGCGCAGCGGTCTCGGAGGCGACCACCCAGCCCCGCTCGAGGCGGCCCAGCGCAAGGGGGCGCACGCCGTACGGGTCACGGGCGGCATAGAGGGTGCGCTCGTTCATGAAGACGAAGCAGAAAGCGCCGCGCAACTTCGGCAGCAGCTCCATCGCGGCGTCCTCGAGGCTGCGATCGGGATCGGCGGCCAGCAGCGTGGTGACCAGGGCGGTGTCGGAGGTGTTGCCCCGGGCCAGTTCGCCGCGGATCTCCCGGCCGACATGGGATTCATCGACCATGTCGCGCAACTCGACGGTGTTGATCAGGTTGCCGTTGTGCGCCAGCGCTACCGTGCCCTGGTCGGAGCCGCCGAGCGTGGGCTGGGCGTTCTCCCAGGTGCTGCCGCCGGTGGTCGAGTAGCGGGTGTGCCCGATGGCCAAGTGGCCTTTCATCGAACTCAGCGCCGACTCGTCGAAGACCTGCGAGACCAGACCCATGTCCTTGTAGACCAGGATGCTGTGCCCGTCGCTGGTCGCGATGCCCGCCGACTCCTGCCCGCGGTGCTGCAGGGCATACAGCCCGAAGTAGGTCAGTTTGGCGACGTCCTCGCCAGGTGCCCAGACTCCGAAGACCCCGCAGGCATCCTGCGGGCCCTTCTCACCGGGGATCAGATCGTGCGTCAGTTTGCCGTCACCACGCGCCACTGCCCTATTTTCTCACGTTTCGCAGGTGGTTCGCGCCGTCTGCCGTGTGAGGTCGATCAGGCGCCCGATCGACGTACGCCGATTGGGCGCCTCCCGCGCGGTCGCCTAGCGTTGGGATCGTGAACACCGAGCCCGACCGTCGCAAGGTCTACCGGAGCCCGAACATCGTCGCGTTCCTGGTGACCGGGGCCGTGGTCGGGATCATCCTCGGCGCGATCATCGGCGCCTCGGGGGACAGCGGCAATTACACGGACTGGTCGGCTATCGGGTATCTCGCGGTCGTCTTCGGTTCAATCGGTGCGTTGCTCGGTGGCTTGGCGGCCGTTGCCGCCGACTGGTGGGCGCATCGCTGAACTGCGGTTATTCCGTACTTCCGGCACAGAATTGCTGCAGCCGCTCGCCACTGGTACGGGATTGCTGTGATCCGCGCAAATCCCAGCAGTGTCGTGCCAATCGTGGCCGTCAGGCGCAATCGCGTGCCAGTCGTGCCCGCGGCTACTGCGTAGTACGGCGCGATCGTCTGCTACTAGGGTGACGAGCAGATCTGGCCGCAGTAGAAGGTGACTCTCGTGAAGTGGATCGTCCTCGCGCTCATCATCGTGGTGCTCGCCCTCGTGCTCTATGCCCTGATGCGGGATCCGAAGAAGGGCAAGGGCGGGTCTGTCGGCATCCACGGGGTCGACTCCGACAACAAGATCGGTGTCGAGGAAGCGCCCGCCGCGGTTGAGGAGGTCGCTGCTGCCGAAGTTGAGCCGGCCGCGCCTGCCCCGGAAGCGAAGGCAGCTGAGCCGAAGGCGGAGGTTGAGACGCCCGCGCCCGCTGCAGCTGCTGTCGCCCAGACCGAGCCTGCCGCGCCGGCTACCGATGACTGGGATGCTGCGCCGGCACCGGCCCCCGCGGCCGATGACTGGGACGCGCCACCGCCGGCCACCGATGACTGGGACGCGCCACCACCCGCCGTCGACGCAACTCCCGCAACCCCCGCCGCGGACGATTCGGACGCACCCCCGCCACCCGTTGAGGACAAACCCGCCCCTGCTGCACCCGTAGCAACCTCGAGTGGCGACGACTGGGACGCACCTCCGCCACCCGTTGAGGACAAACCCGCAACGCCCGCACCCACCACCAGCTCCGGCGACGACTGGGATGCACCCCCGCCCGCCCTCGACGACACGCCGGCGCCTGCCGAGAGCATCCCGGCAACGCCGCCCGAGCCGGAAGCAGCACCCGTACCCGAGGCTCCCGCCGCAACAAGCGGCGGCGACGACTGGGGCACCCCACCCCCGCCCCTGGATGACACACCGCCAACCGACGACACCATGACTTCAAGTCATGAAGCCACCGAAACAGCTACGCCCGTCGAACCCGAACCCGAACCCGAACCCGAACCCGAACCCGAACCCGAACCCGAACCCGCGCTGGCAGCCGAGCCCGCACCCCCAGCACCCGCCGCACCATCATCGGGCGATGACTGGGCCACGCCCCCACTACCTCTGGATGACGCACCGGCCGCGCCTGAATCCGCGCCGGCACCTGAGCTCGAGTCGGAGCCGACACCCGAACCGGCAGCACCCGACGGTTTCGAGCCCGGCCCGTTCGGCGCGACAAGTGTCATGCCCGCCGACGACGGCTCAGGCCCCGACGGCTGGGTCAAGGGCAACGGCGACACGATGCGCTTCATCGGACCCGACAACGCGGCGTACGCCGACACCGAAGCGGAGGTCTACTTCGCCGACGAGCAGTCAGCGGGTGCTGCCGGCTTCCGACCGTGGGCTGACTAAACCGAGGAAACAGTTGCCGAGAATCGGCACTTCAAGAAAATTGTTGCCGCAGTAGTCCCATCGGGGCGTCAAAACTTGCTTCGGTGTGAGAGGGACCACTCACACCGGAGGAAGTCATGGATCTAACCCGTCGCACCGCCATCACGACCGCTGCCGTCGCCGCAGCCACCGCCGCGGCAACCGGCATCAGCCCGGCCGAGGCTACGCATCGACCCCGCGGCCAGCGCCTGCTCCCGCAGCCAAAACCTGGCACCGTCCCCACTGACCCGCACACCCCGAAGCGGGACTTCCGGGCGTACTGGATCGCCACCGTCGCCAACATCGACTGGCCGTCCAAGCCCGGGCTCACCAAGGAGCAGCAGCAACGTGAGCTCACGGACTGGCTGGATCTGGCCGAGCAACAGGGACACAACGCGGTGATCCTGCAGGTCCGCCCGACCGCAGATGCATTCTGGCCGTCCCGGTTCGAGCCGTGGTCGGCGTGGCTGACCGGCACCCAGGGGCAGAACCCGGGTTGGGACCCGCTGAAGTTCGCCGTCCAGGAGGCGCACGCCCGCAACCTGGAGTTGCACGCCTGGTTCAACCCGTTCCGGATCGCCATGACCGAGGACCCTGGCACCCTGATCCCGAGCCACCCGGCCCGGCAGCATCCGGAATGGACCATCCCCTACGGCGGCAAGCTGTACTACAACCCGGGGATCCCGCAGGTCCGCCAGTTCTGCATCGACGCGATCATGGACGCCGTCCGCCGCTACGACATCGATGGCGTCCATTTCGACGACTACTTCTACCCCTACCCGGTCGCCGGCCAGACCTTCCACGACGAGGCCCAGTTCGCGCAGTACGGCGGCGGCAAGTCCCTGGCTGACTGGCGGCGCGCCAACATCAACGACCTAGTGATCGGCCTGAACAAGGCGATCAAGCGAGCCAAACCGTGGGTGCAGTTCGGTGTCTCACCGTTCGCCATCTGGCGCAACAAGGCCACCGACCCGCTGGGTTCGGACACCACCGCGGGAGCGCAGACGTACGACGACCTCTACGCCGACACCCGCATGTGGGTCCTGCGGGAGATCGTGGATTACATTGTGCCGCAGGTGTATTGGTCGATCGGTTTCACGGCCGCCGACTACGCCAAGGTCACCGACTGGTGGGCCGAGCTGACCAGCCACAGCCGCACGCACCTTTACATCGGACAGGCCACCTACAAGGTCGCCGCGAACGCCGACCCGCACTGGAACGACCCCGGCGAGCTGAGTTCCCACCTACAGTTCAACACCCAGTACCCGCAGGTCGAGGGCAACATCTACTTCTCGGCCAAGAGCGTGCGAGCTGACGCTCTCGGGGCATCCACCCTGCTCAAACAGCAGTGGTACTCGCGTCCCGCGCTCACCCCCGCCACCCCGTGGCTGACCCGTCGCGCGCCCCGACCGATCCGCAACCTGCGCACCCAGGGCAGCCGCCTGACGTGGCTCGCCGGGTCAGGCGACACCACGACGTACGCCGTGTATCGAGTCGTCGGCCGACCCGTCACCTCCGCGGACCTGGCCGACGCCCGCAACCTGGTCGCCACGGTTCGCTCCAGCGGCTGGGTCACCCAGTGGACTGACCCGGCGCCCGTCGCCGGAGCGTCCTACGCCGTCAGCGCGCTCGACCGACTCTCGAACGAGAGTGCTGCGCTGACCAGCTGAGAGGAAGGCCACCGTCTGAGACGAGGACCGCCACCATGCGGACGAGCCAAGTAGGGTGTCGGCAGGCAATGGAGCCTGCGATCCACACGTCCAGCAGGAGGTCCGATGACCGACGCCCCAGCCCTCAGCCAAGTGCCCGACGACGACGTCGACAATCTCGAGAACGACAAGGTGATCGACGAGAAGTTGCGTCGCGACGTACGCCGCGTGGCTGACCTCCTCGGGGAGAGCATCGCCCGCCAGGAAGGCGACGATGCCCTGGCCCTGGTGGAGTTGGTACGCCGATGGGCCAAGCGGGCGCGAGAGTCCAGTGTCGCTGAGGTCCGGCACGAAGCCGTGGCGAAGGTGCAGGAAATCCTCGCCGAGCAGCCGGACGCCAGCATCAACAAGATGGTGCGGGCGTTCTCCGTCTACTTCAGCCTCGCCAACATGGCCGAACAGGTCGCGCGCGAACGGGACATCGAGTCCCGACCGCCGGAGGACGGCTGGTTGGCGCGGACGGTCGCCGAGATCGTCGAAGAGCAGGGTGTCGACCAACTCGTGGAGGGCGTGTCCAGTCTCGATGTGCGCAGCGTCTTCACGGCCCACCCGACCGAGGCCAGCCGCCGCTCGACGCTGACCAAGCTGCGCCGGGTCGCCGACGTACTGCACCGGGATCGGCCCGAAGGCAGCCGGGCCCTGGCCGGTGACGACCGCGAGCTCGGCCAGCTGATCGACCTGCTGTGGCAGACCGACATCGTGCGCCGCAACCGTCCGACCCCGGTCGACGAAGCGCGCCACATGATCTATTTCCTGCAGGGCATCCTCACCGATGCGCTGCCCGCCCTCGGCCGCGGACTGTCAGACCTGTTGGCCGAGCATGACGTCAAGCTGCCACCGGAGCAACTGCCGCTGCGCTTCGGCTCCTGGATCGGCGGCGACCGCGACGGCAACCCGAACGTGACGCCGGCGGTCACCCTGAACGTGCTGCGACTGCACAACACCGTGGCCACCGAACTCATCCAGCGCCAACTGCGGATCCTGGTGCGCGAGCTGTCCTCCTCCAGCGACCACACCGCGGTGAGTCAGGCGCTGCTGGACTCCATCGAGGAGGACAAGGCGAACCTGCCCGACCTCGACCCGCGGGTTCTCGTGGTCAACGCCAATGAGCCTTATCGCCTCAAGGTCACGGCGATGCAGTTGAAGGTGCGTCACACGGCGCAGCGGATCGCCGACGGCAGCCCGCACGTGCCGGGCCACGACTACGCAGACCGGTCCGAGATCCTTGCCGATCTCAAGGTCATCGACGAGTCCCTCCGTGCGGGCGGCGGCAGCTTGATCGCCGATCAGCTGCTGGCGGACGCGATCCGGGCCATCAGCCAGGTCGGCCTGCACCTCGCATCGCTCGATGTCCGTGAGCACGCCGAAGCCCACCACCACGCCGTCGGCCTCTTGGTCGATCGACTGGGTGAACAGGATCGGCCCTACGCCGACCTGGACCGGGAGAGCCGGTTCCGGCTGCTGGCGGATGAGTTGCTGGCCGCCCGCCCGCTGGCCCCCACCCCGCCACCGCTGGATGAGTGGGGGACGCGGACCTACGGCACCTTCGAAGCGATCAAGGAACTGCAGGGCACCTTCGGCCCGGAGGTCATCGAGACCTACATCGTGTCGATGACGCAGAAGGCTGACGACCTGCTGGCGCCGATCGTGCTGGCACGGCAGGCCGGCCTGGTCGACCTCGTGGGTGGCCCCGACCGGGAGCCCTTCTCGCGTCTGGACTTTGCGCCACTCCTGGAAACGGTCGAGGAGATCCGCCTGGCCGGACCGGTGCTGGACAAGCTGCTGTCCGACCCGGCGTACCGCAAGCTGGTCGAACTGCGCGGCAACCTGCAGGAAGTCATGCTCGGCTACTCCGACTCCAACAAGGAGGGTGGCATCACCACCTCCCAGTGGGAGTTGCACCGCGGTCAGCGCGCGTTGCGCGACGTGGCCGAAAAACACGGCGTCAAGCTGCGCCTCTTCCACGGCCGTGGTGGGACGGTCGGCCGTGGCGGTGGTCCGACGTACGACGCGATCCTGGCCCAGCCCTACGGCACCTTGAAGGGTGACATCAAATTCACCGAGCAGGGTGAGGTCATCTCCGACAAGTACTCGCTGCCGACCCTGGCCCTGGAGAATCTCGAGCTGGACATCGCCGCGGTGTTGGCCGCGTCGGTCCTGCACCTCGAATCCCGCCACAAGCCAGGGCAACTGGACCAGTGGGACGAGTTGATGACGTCGGTCAGCGACGCCGCCTACGCCGCCTACCGCGGCCTGGTCGAGGACCCGAACCTGTTCGCCTACTTCCTGGCGTCGACTCCGGTCGAGCAACTCGGTGAGTTGAACATCGGTTCGCGGCCGTCCCGGCGCCCCGACTCCGGTGGCGACATCTCGGGGCTGCGGGCGATCCCGTGGGTGTTCGGCTGGACGCAGTCACGACAGATCGTGCCCGGTTGGTACGGCGTGGGGTCGGGTTTGAAGGCAGCGCGCGACGCTGGGCACGAGGAGGTCCTGCGCGACATGCTCGCGGAGTGGCACTTCTTCAAGACCTTCATCTCCAACGTGGAGATGACCCTGGCGAAGACCGACATGGGCATCGCCGCGCACTACGTCGAAACCCTTGTGCCAGAGGAGCTTCGCGGTGTCTTCGACAAGGTGAAGACCGAGTTCGATCTGACCGTCGCCGAGGTGCTCAACCTCACCGGTGAGTCGGAGTTGCTGGAGGCGCAGCCGAGTCTGAAACGAACCTTCGAGGTCCGCGACATCTACCTGCACCCGCTGTCCTACGCCCAGGTCGACCTGCTCGCCCGGGCTCGCAAGGACCCGGACTCGATGACCCCGGACCTGACCCAGGCGTTGCTGTTGTCGATCAACGGTGTGGCGACCGGGCTGCGCAACACCGGCTGACAGCGACCGTCAGCGCCGCGAAAGCACCTGCGCCGCAACGGCTTCAAGGACATCTTCGGAGCCGGCGTAGGGGCCTTCGCGGCGTGGCCAGTGCGTCACGACATCGGTGAATCCGAGGTCGGTGGCGCGGCCGACGACCTCTTCGAAGAAGTCGACGCTGGCCAATGCGTACCGCTGGATGTCGACGCTCAGGTGCCGTTGGAAGTCCGGCGCAACCTCGAGATCGTCCAGCTGCGAGGACAATTCGGCGACACTGCGCCACCAGTCCTCGTCCTGCTCGGACTTCTTGCCGTAGGTCACCCAGCCATCGCCGATCTCGGCGGCCAACCGCAGGTTTCGTGGCGCATTGGCGGCGATCAGCAGCGGCACTCGCGAGGTCACCGGTCGGGTGCGTGCGTCGACCGCGGTGAAGTACGTCCCGTCGAACGACACGTGATCCTCGTCCAGCACCCGGCGCAGCAGCCGGGAGAACTCCTGGAACCGGGCGACGCGTTCCTTCAGCGGCAGGTCCAGACCGAGGGTGCGC
The window above is part of the Branchiibius hedensis genome. Proteins encoded here:
- a CDS encoding ABC transporter transmembrane domain-containing protein, with protein sequence MSVTSSAPPVTGRDFLKAALRAERRPLFGSAVLFSLHQFGEALVPVIVGATISQAIDGGTVRDIIFWLGVLGADFLFLSVSFRLAARTNKRTQQVIEHRIRMWLTDRLVASGATTEHLPGDLLTRASSDAMRIGVFARDFARSLAAGAVIVFATVLLLRSSVLLAAVVVIGTVILLLAERVIARRVTRRSAAEQEQQARAATLAQDLLKGLRVLKGINATAPAAADYRRVSNQAVQASIHAMSAEATLAAAGALLSGLYLVVIAAIGGWLALTGHLSVGALIAALGLARFLVDPMQTVSEAASVYGRAVASAERVAALDTDGGFSRAEPAPRVQSRGTYADRCLTAPPHLTVENLPLGDNATYLLTASFERGCTGIVCDDPAVCARLMRILAGDELPSGGRLDGRPLVNFHDATLLPGTIQENLEAVAADPAIIDRAARAAYVDEVVASTPDGAATYVGEQGERLSGGQRQRVSLARALAADRPVLVLHDPTTAVDSATEDHIADGVTRLRQHQLTVVITTSPAWLARCDRVVHLGAHDCRIDRHESLLQTQDYALAVMR
- a CDS encoding ABC transporter ATP-binding protein, whose amino-acid sequence is MTTAVLPVADGRQIRRYLRTLLPGRRLLLMGTILVMLGVSLLNLAIPVAIGWITQAVVDRRPASALTIPIALLTVAVIAGAICTYFARFLLSRLVFPAVGALREDALSHAVDLPIDVVEAGGSGDLISRVSGDAERVTDAASEVLGYFVTSALAIVAALIGLAAIDWRFALAGLLAVPIQAHTLRWYLRRSRPIYAGGRAADGRRAAALLTGFTALPTLRALGLTGQQRDRIETASRESMSYELAAMRTMTRFWGRLNLAEFVGLAAILLTGFLLVRSGSTSIGAATAAALFFAGLFGPINGVLATFDTLQQAAAGVGRLVGVTTVPRHEPTFATGTDQVVEATDVTFGYADGPAVLRDVTLRVGPGEKVAIVGTTGSGKSSLATLVAGLRTARSGSIRWGTSIEQRPVALVAQETHVFAGTITDNLRLGRPDATDEQIAQAMTEVGADGWVRTLPDGLQTTVGGGGRPLTAVQAQHLALARVHLMDPTLVVLDEANAEAGSDTSRQLDRAFEAVVRDRAAVVVAHRLNQAADADRILVMEAGQVVEEGTHAELVGSGGRYADLWHAWSAS
- a CDS encoding copper resistance CopC family protein, yielding MLRTAATRSLLALIALLVLPVTLLAGAPTASAHDRLVSSNPADGSTVSFPKQITLTFNESVASVGAVIVVKSGDQEWQNGVPKVDGRTVTQQVRTGPAGSYTVAWRVTSADGHPISGQFSFTGTTPTTSTSTSATTSSGTVAGLPGAVTSPGLPTQQKPTDSTNNAPWIIAIGALAALIVIGLLLAIGQRRLKDDEPAA
- a CDS encoding DUF3073 domain-containing protein, translated to MGRGRAKAKQTKVARELKYFSPDTDLNALERELRHANPHEPESVTESDQDDGDEYDDYADWAARH
- the purM gene encoding phosphoribosylformylglycinamidine cyclo-ligase; translation: MSDTPITYAEAGVDVEAGDKAVELMKASIRTAQRPEVLGGLGGFAGLFDASAIARMAHPILATSTDGVGTKVAIAQAIDKHDTIGFDLVGMVVDDIVVCGAEPLFMTDYIATGKVVPERIAAIVSGIAAACAQANVALIGGETAEHPGLLEPDEYDVAGAATGVVERADLLTPERVQVGDVVLGLASSGLHSNGFSLVRRVVASQGWDWETEVAELGTLGPALLTPTRVYAADLLTLIRTDGIDIHALSHITGGGLAANIARVLPHGVTAVVDRSSWAPPAVFTVIGQAGRVPQLDLEGTLNMGVGFTAVLPQAQAQAAIDVLRSLDIDAWPMGRIVSDEQVDEQAAPVVRGAKGVDAGGAQLVGTYRA